From Magnolia sinica isolate HGM2019 chromosome 13, MsV1, whole genome shotgun sequence, one genomic window encodes:
- the LOC131222365 gene encoding AT-hook motif nuclear-localized protein 10-like isoform X2 translates to MSDRESFGIGLQKSSVPSQPSMHNMRLTFNSDGTAVYKPVTGSSQGYLSGGGGSEGPATPVIQHGLNMAEPMKRKRGRPRKYGPDGTMALALTPVSPAAPPLSGGNSGGLSSPTSPSLMMKKARGRPPGSGSKKQMVAFGSAGVGFTPHVITVKAGEDVSSKIMSFSQHGPRAICILSANGAISNVTLRQAATSGGTVTYEGRFEILSLSGSFLLSESGGQRSRTGGLSVSLAGPDGRVLGGGVAGLLTAASPVQVVVGSFIADTGHKQSKPMNPLGSSAPPKMNPAGAAGTSSPPSRGTLSESSGGPGSPLNQSAGAFNNSTPHGILTNIPWK, encoded by the exons ATGTCGGATAGAGAGTCATTCGGCATCGGCCTGCAGAAAAGTTCCGTGCCATCGCAACCATCAATGCATAACATGAGATTAACCTTCAATTCCGATGGAACGGCAGTCTACAAACCAGTCACAGGGAGCTCTCAAGGGTATCTGAGTGGCGGCGGCGGCAGTGAGGGTCCCGCCACGCCAGTCATCCAACATGGCCTTAACATGGCTGAACCGATGAAACGGAAGCGCGGGCGGCCGCGGAAGTATGGTCCCGATGGCACCATGGCCCTCGCACTGACACCCGTCTCCCCTGCCGCTCCTCCATTGAGCGGGGGTAACAGTGGCGGGCTATCTTCACCAACATCCCCTTCATTGATGATGAAAAAAGCAAGGGGCCGCCCACCGGGTTCTGGCAGCAAGAAGCAGATGGTTGCTTTCG GATCCGCAGGAGTCGGATTTACACCTCATGTTATAACAGTCAAAGCTGGAGAG GATGTATCCTCAAAGATAATGTCATTTTCCCAGCATGGACCACGGGCAATTTGCATACTCTCAGCAAATGGTGCTATATCAAATGTAACGCTGCGTCAGGCAGCAACATCGGGTGGCACAGTGACTTATGAG GGACGATTTGAAATCCTATCACTTTCTGGCTCATTTCTTCTCTCGGAAAGTGGTGGACAACGCAGCCGAACAGGTGGATTGAGCGTATCACTGGCTGGTCCGGATGGCCGTGTTTTAGGTGGTGGAGTGGCTGGGCTTCTAACAGCAGCATCCCCAGTCCAG GTGGTCGTGGGCAGCTTCATTGCGGACACTGGGCATAAGCAATCAAAACCAATGAATCCTTTGGGCTCTTCTGCCCCACCAAAGATGAACCCTGCTGGAGCAGCCGGGACTAGTAGCCCACCGTCGCGCGGAACACTGAGTGAGTCCTCAGGTGGGCCCGGGAGCCCGCTCAACCAAAGTGCAGGTGCCTTCAATAACAGCACTCCACATGGCATCTTGACGAACATACCATGGAAATAA
- the LOC131224005 gene encoding heavy metal-associated isoprenylated plant protein 28-like, which produces METVELKVEMVGIHEKRLRKCLSKVKGIEKVEVEVSSQKVVVTGYAHKNKILKAVRRGGLKAEFWSAQNEILLNACASSSFGRINNFNFF; this is translated from the exons ATGGAG ACTGTTGAGCTGAAGGTAGAGATGGTGGGGATACATGAAAAGAGACTAAGGAAATGCCTCTCCAAAGTTAAGG GGATTGAGAAGGTTGAAGTGGAAGTCAGCAGCCAGAAGGTGGTGGTGACAGGGTACGCACACAAGAACAAGATATTGAAAGCAGTGAGGAGAGGTGGATTGAAAGCAGAGTTTTGGTCTGCACAAAATGAGATACTTCTCAATGCTTGTGCAAGTAGCAGTTTTGGAAGGATCAACAACTTCAACTTCTTCTAA
- the LOC131222365 gene encoding AT-hook motif nuclear-localized protein 10-like isoform X1, with protein MSDRESFGIGLQKSSVPSQPSMHNMRLTFNSDGTAVYKPVTGSSQGYLSGGGGSEGPATPVIQHGLNMAEPMKRKRGRPRKYGPDGTMALALTPVSPAAPPLSGGNSGGLSSPTSPSLMMKKARGRPPGSGSKKQMVAFAQFILRKWLAGSAGVGFTPHVITVKAGEDVSSKIMSFSQHGPRAICILSANGAISNVTLRQAATSGGTVTYEGRFEILSLSGSFLLSESGGQRSRTGGLSVSLAGPDGRVLGGGVAGLLTAASPVQVVVGSFIADTGHKQSKPMNPLGSSAPPKMNPAGAAGTSSPPSRGTLSESSGGPGSPLNQSAGAFNNSTPHGILTNIPWK; from the exons ATGTCGGATAGAGAGTCATTCGGCATCGGCCTGCAGAAAAGTTCCGTGCCATCGCAACCATCAATGCATAACATGAGATTAACCTTCAATTCCGATGGAACGGCAGTCTACAAACCAGTCACAGGGAGCTCTCAAGGGTATCTGAGTGGCGGCGGCGGCAGTGAGGGTCCCGCCACGCCAGTCATCCAACATGGCCTTAACATGGCTGAACCGATGAAACGGAAGCGCGGGCGGCCGCGGAAGTATGGTCCCGATGGCACCATGGCCCTCGCACTGACACCCGTCTCCCCTGCCGCTCCTCCATTGAGCGGGGGTAACAGTGGCGGGCTATCTTCACCAACATCCCCTTCATTGATGATGAAAAAAGCAAGGGGCCGCCCACCGGGTTCTGGCAGCAAGAAGCAGATGGTTGCTTTCG cacaATTCATCCTGAGGAAATGGCTTGCAGGATCCGCAGGAGTCGGATTTACACCTCATGTTATAACAGTCAAAGCTGGAGAG GATGTATCCTCAAAGATAATGTCATTTTCCCAGCATGGACCACGGGCAATTTGCATACTCTCAGCAAATGGTGCTATATCAAATGTAACGCTGCGTCAGGCAGCAACATCGGGTGGCACAGTGACTTATGAG GGACGATTTGAAATCCTATCACTTTCTGGCTCATTTCTTCTCTCGGAAAGTGGTGGACAACGCAGCCGAACAGGTGGATTGAGCGTATCACTGGCTGGTCCGGATGGCCGTGTTTTAGGTGGTGGAGTGGCTGGGCTTCTAACAGCAGCATCCCCAGTCCAG GTGGTCGTGGGCAGCTTCATTGCGGACACTGGGCATAAGCAATCAAAACCAATGAATCCTTTGGGCTCTTCTGCCCCACCAAAGATGAACCCTGCTGGAGCAGCCGGGACTAGTAGCCCACCGTCGCGCGGAACACTGAGTGAGTCCTCAGGTGGGCCCGGGAGCCCGCTCAACCAAAGTGCAGGTGCCTTCAATAACAGCACTCCACATGGCATCTTGACGAACATACCATGGAAATAA